One part of the Tunicatimonas pelagia genome encodes these proteins:
- a CDS encoding conjugal transfer protein TraK, whose protein sequence is MSKVRDFNKTFKTMRLLAVICLLGFMAATVAFAFLYQRVQEYYQHRTYVITSWGTFPASYYDGRKVSRIEVQNHIETFVKNMFAHSAETYYEHINFALNLIDEESGKRIYHDFEEGDVHKNYVRYGSHTEIKLDSVVIDMRQLPIAAKFYALQEVHIGENVRTLPIAASFQVLQDYRHDKNPYGLLLTNFDFIAYPRKSEEP, encoded by the coding sequence ATGTCTAAGGTACGAGACTTTAATAAAACCTTTAAAACCATGCGTCTGCTAGCGGTAATCTGCCTGCTCGGCTTTATGGCAGCTACCGTAGCGTTTGCTTTTCTTTACCAGCGGGTGCAGGAGTACTACCAACACCGGACCTACGTCATTACCAGTTGGGGCACCTTTCCGGCCAGTTACTACGACGGCCGTAAGGTATCGCGTATTGAAGTGCAAAACCATATTGAAACCTTCGTCAAAAATATGTTCGCCCACTCGGCCGAGACCTACTACGAGCATATCAATTTTGCGCTGAACCTCATTGACGAGGAATCCGGTAAACGGATTTATCATGACTTCGAAGAAGGCGATGTGCATAAAAACTACGTTCGCTACGGCTCGCATACCGAGATCAAACTGGATTCGGTGGTCATTGATATGAGGCAGCTACCCATTGCCGCTAAGTTCTACGCCTTGCAGGAAGTACACATTGGCGAAAACGTGCGTACCCTGCCCATTGCCGCCAGCTTTCAGGTGCTCCAAGACTACCGGCACGACAAGAACCCTTATGGCTTGCTGCTTACCAACTTTGATTTTATTGCTTACCCAAGAAAGTCGGAAGAACCATGA
- the traM gene encoding conjugative transposon protein TraM codes for MKDFNENVDDESIERTGQGSDRFDEPEPPRSFTQKLGKGLARYSLLIIVGSAAVSITFLHFKGRSLWESLSGTPLPSFWLEEEVVEKDVPDKTQVYDETLSQEKEAQKKRQARPEKITKPYWEGYATSDTATIDVAAQQKDTVPVNPHPPKRRRRLLPVKTPPAVSSVPDTVSVAPLSLFQVVRADRASPGTFVRCVVHGDQEIRSNDRIRLRLEEPITLNGQIIPVNTIVYGDVRLSQNRLQISVQRIGPQLASLSVHDHTYHAGIMLDERNNVVQEATQTTAFRQGNQSANRLPTQVASELGRNLLQQSRRRQQTVFLPDGFPLFIHHQNLQ; via the coding sequence ATGAAAGACTTTAATGAGAATGTCGATGACGAAAGTATTGAGCGAACCGGGCAAGGGTCTGACCGTTTTGATGAGCCAGAGCCGCCCCGGTCATTTACCCAGAAATTGGGGAAAGGACTCGCCCGCTACAGCTTGCTCATTATTGTGGGCAGCGCGGCGGTATCCATCACCTTTTTACATTTTAAAGGGCGCAGCCTGTGGGAATCATTATCCGGGACCCCGCTTCCTTCCTTCTGGCTGGAGGAAGAAGTGGTTGAAAAGGACGTACCGGACAAGACGCAGGTCTACGATGAAACGCTCTCCCAAGAAAAAGAAGCACAGAAAAAAAGGCAGGCACGACCGGAAAAAATCACCAAGCCCTACTGGGAAGGATACGCTACGTCCGATACCGCTACTATCGATGTAGCTGCTCAGCAAAAGGACACTGTTCCAGTAAACCCTCATCCTCCGAAACGAAGAAGAAGGTTACTCCCGGTAAAGACACCGCCTGCCGTTTCTAGTGTTCCGGATACCGTTTCGGTAGCACCGCTCAGCTTGTTTCAGGTAGTACGTGCAGACCGTGCTTCGCCCGGAACCTTTGTCCGTTGTGTGGTGCACGGCGATCAGGAAATCCGTAGCAACGATCGGATTCGCTTGCGCCTGGAAGAGCCGATTACGCTTAATGGCCAAATTATCCCGGTGAATACTATCGTTTACGGCGACGTGCGCCTTTCGCAGAACCGTCTGCAAATTAGTGTGCAGCGGATTGGCCCTCAGCTTGCTTCGCTATCGGTCCATGACCATACCTATCACGCAGGGATTATGCTGGACGAACGAAACAACGTGGTACAGGAAGCGACTCAGACCACTGCTTTCCGGCAGGGAAATCAATCCGCTAATCGGCTTCCGACTCAGGTCGCTTCTGAGCTAGGCCGCAACCTGTTGCAGCAAAGCCGCCGTCGACAGCAAACCGTATTTCTACCCGATGGCTTTCCGCTCTTTATTCACCACCAAAACCTGCAATAA
- a CDS encoding PH domain-containing protein yields MATTILWQARPSPLQYLPLYVSCILLLPFPWALWRYLQTQTTRYTLTEERLIVTSGIFHQQQEELELYRVKDYSVSAPLLFRWLGLANVHLLTSDHTHPELVLNGIREADRVKELIRTQVETLRTQKGVREID; encoded by the coding sequence ATGGCAACAACGATCCTTTGGCAAGCGCGTCCCTCACCGCTTCAGTACCTGCCACTCTATGTATCTTGTATACTACTACTACCGTTCCCTTGGGCACTGTGGCGGTACCTACAAACCCAAACCACCCGTTACACCCTGACCGAAGAACGGTTGATCGTGACTAGTGGCATATTTCATCAGCAGCAGGAAGAGCTAGAGTTATACCGGGTGAAGGATTATTCAGTCTCTGCTCCCTTGCTTTTTCGCTGGCTAGGCTTGGCGAATGTCCATTTGCTCACGTCGGACCATACGCATCCTGAGTTAGTACTTAACGGCATTCGGGAGGCCGACCGGGTGAAGGAGCTGATCCGCACCCAAGTAGAAACACTACGAACCCAAAAGGGAGTAAGGGAAATTGATTAA
- a CDS encoding VCBS repeat-containing protein → MTYRILISGWFIVAALSCNEKSSEPEEVSNNPAEPTPQHYRRLSAAATNVNFSNNIRETENFNYFLYPFIYFGGGVAIGDINNDTLPDIYFTSNMSHNALYLNQGGFKFREIGKLAGVEGIYNRWTTGATMVDINHDGFLDIYVSVAGPREGRRNLLYINNQDNTFREEAEQWGIADNGHSIQSVFFDYDSDGDLDLYVGNYPPGGFSQNSTFFAKKVSTPELSESDRLYRNEGDHFVDVTQEAGLLNYGLTLGLSVADFNNDHWPDLYVSNDFNSPDYLYINQKDGTFSNEVLKYMRHTSNFGMGTDAADINNDGFSDLIQLDMMGSNNEQQKVNMSAMNPELFYSTVDQGLHHQYMKNTLQLNTGLESFMDIGELAGIAYTDWSWGALLMDMNNDGHKDVFITNGMRRNVNDNDFNAYFRIQQAYNKIDPSQYLSLLQKIPVHPVENFAFLNNGDLTFRSPNPSYGLNYRGFSNGAAYADLDLDGDLDMVVNNLDAQAHIFENVIDPSSAANFLKFRFEGEGSNPFGIGTQVCIYADANLQCQDLYLSRGYQSSAEPVLHFGLGDTEKVDSAQVVWPDGRHQTLHDVAANQLVTVTQSDANSSTELRKELQPLFTVKEPDLSPGYRHRENEFNDFEREVLLPHRMSQFGPALAVADVNQDGLDDFYVGGAMGVAGSLYLQGKNGAFRAASSTTWVQDKAHEDVSAVFLDANNDKFPDLYVVSGGNERPAGDNAYQDRLYLNNQQGKFSKAEAALPEQYVSGSQVRAEDFDSDGDTDLFIGGRQVPGKYPLPTDSYLLRNDSNAERTFFTDVTTEIAPQLSETGMVTDASWSDIDGNGWPDLVIVGEWMSVTLMLNDGGIFSDASNRYGLGNQVGWWNAVVTGDIDQDGDLDVVVGNLGLNYKYKASAEEPFKVYADDFDENGSLDIVLGYYEDGELYPLRGRECSSQQMPSIKQKIPNYTAFAQANLGDIYSSEKLSDARQYQATTFANTVFINESGKFVAHPLPNYAQASSVNAMVLEDLNEDGHLDLFLGGNLYDSEVETPRNDASYGLFMPGNGSGHFSVAAPTESGIAIRGEIRAIVPFMQANQQFGLLIARNDDTLVVVGRVR, encoded by the coding sequence ATGACATACCGAATATTAATTAGCGGTTGGTTCATAGTAGCTGCACTATCGTGTAACGAAAAGAGCAGTGAACCAGAAGAAGTCAGTAATAATCCTGCCGAACCGACTCCACAGCACTACCGACGATTATCCGCTGCGGCTACGAACGTCAACTTCTCTAACAACATCCGCGAGACAGAAAACTTTAACTATTTTCTGTATCCGTTTATCTACTTTGGTGGCGGAGTAGCTATCGGCGACATCAATAATGATACTTTGCCCGATATCTATTTTACCAGCAACATGAGCCATAATGCGCTTTATCTCAATCAGGGGGGCTTCAAATTTCGCGAAATAGGTAAGCTAGCCGGGGTGGAAGGTATCTACAACCGATGGACTACCGGGGCTACGATGGTCGATATTAATCACGACGGTTTTTTGGATATTTACGTAAGCGTAGCCGGACCCCGCGAAGGACGAAGAAATTTACTGTACATAAACAATCAAGACAACACCTTCCGGGAAGAGGCTGAGCAGTGGGGAATTGCCGATAATGGTCATTCCATACAGTCGGTCTTTTTTGACTACGACAGTGATGGAGACCTGGATCTTTACGTAGGTAATTATCCTCCCGGTGGATTTAGCCAAAACAGCACTTTCTTCGCCAAGAAGGTAAGCACCCCGGAGCTTTCAGAATCCGACCGGCTGTATCGCAATGAGGGCGATCATTTTGTGGATGTTACCCAAGAAGCAGGATTGTTGAATTACGGGCTTACTCTCGGACTGAGCGTAGCTGATTTCAATAACGACCACTGGCCGGACCTTTACGTCTCCAACGACTTCAACTCCCCCGACTATCTGTACATCAATCAGAAAGACGGGACATTTAGTAATGAAGTTCTTAAATACATGCGTCACACGTCTAATTTCGGGATGGGCACCGATGCCGCCGACATCAATAACGACGGTTTTTCCGACCTGATACAGTTGGATATGATGGGGAGCAATAACGAACAACAGAAGGTGAATATGTCGGCGATGAATCCTGAGCTATTCTACTCTACGGTTGACCAGGGGCTACACCACCAGTACATGAAGAATACCCTTCAGCTCAATACCGGCTTAGAAAGCTTTATGGACATCGGGGAGTTGGCGGGAATTGCGTATACCGATTGGAGTTGGGGAGCTTTGCTAATGGATATGAATAACGACGGGCATAAAGATGTTTTCATCACGAATGGTATGCGTCGTAACGTAAATGACAACGACTTTAATGCTTATTTTCGGATTCAGCAGGCTTATAACAAAATAGATCCTTCCCAATATCTCAGCTTGCTTCAGAAGATTCCGGTGCACCCAGTAGAAAATTTCGCTTTTCTAAATAACGGTGACCTTACCTTTCGTAGCCCGAACCCCAGTTACGGCCTAAACTATCGAGGATTCAGCAACGGAGCCGCTTACGCCGACCTGGACTTGGACGGAGACTTAGATATGGTCGTAAACAATCTGGATGCCCAAGCGCACATTTTTGAGAACGTGATAGACCCTTCCAGTGCTGCTAATTTCCTGAAATTCCGATTTGAAGGCGAAGGAAGCAACCCCTTTGGTATTGGAACCCAGGTATGCATCTACGCTGATGCTAATCTTCAGTGCCAGGATTTATACCTGAGTCGAGGCTATCAATCATCAGCAGAGCCCGTACTGCACTTTGGTTTAGGTGATACTGAAAAAGTCGATTCTGCTCAAGTGGTTTGGCCAGATGGTCGTCATCAAACTTTGCACGATGTAGCAGCTAACCAGTTAGTAACGGTGACCCAAAGCGATGCAAACAGTTCTACCGAATTAAGAAAGGAATTGCAACCATTGTTCACCGTAAAAGAGCCGGATCTATCTCCTGGTTATCGGCACCGAGAAAATGAATTTAATGATTTCGAGCGAGAAGTTTTGCTTCCCCACCGAATGTCACAGTTCGGACCGGCACTGGCGGTAGCCGATGTAAACCAGGATGGTCTCGACGATTTTTACGTGGGTGGAGCAATGGGTGTAGCGGGCAGTCTCTATCTACAAGGAAAAAATGGTGCCTTCCGAGCAGCTTCTAGTACTACTTGGGTGCAGGATAAAGCTCACGAAGATGTGTCCGCTGTCTTCCTCGATGCTAACAACGACAAATTTCCTGATCTCTACGTAGTAAGTGGTGGAAATGAAAGGCCTGCCGGAGATAATGCTTACCAAGACCGGCTTTATCTCAATAATCAGCAAGGAAAATTTTCTAAGGCGGAAGCAGCACTACCTGAGCAATACGTCAGTGGGTCACAGGTTCGGGCGGAAGACTTCGATAGTGATGGTGATACCGATCTTTTTATTGGCGGACGGCAGGTTCCGGGTAAATACCCACTTCCTACTGACAGTTACTTATTACGGAACGATAGTAATGCTGAGCGAACTTTCTTTACCGATGTAACCACTGAGATTGCCCCCCAACTTTCGGAAACAGGTATGGTGACTGACGCCTCCTGGAGTGACATCGATGGTAATGGCTGGCCAGACTTGGTGATTGTCGGCGAATGGATGTCAGTAACCCTTATGCTGAATGATGGTGGTATCTTTAGCGACGCAAGCAATCGCTACGGCCTGGGTAACCAGGTAGGTTGGTGGAACGCTGTGGTAACAGGAGATATTGACCAAGATGGTGACCTAGACGTAGTGGTAGGTAACCTAGGGTTAAACTATAAATACAAAGCATCAGCGGAAGAGCCATTTAAAGTCTACGCAGATGATTTTGATGAGAACGGCAGCCTGGATATTGTACTGGGCTACTACGAAGACGGAGAATTGTATCCATTGCGTGGTAGAGAGTGCTCCTCTCAGCAGATGCCTTCTATCAAACAAAAAATACCCAACTATACCGCCTTTGCCCAAGCGAACTTGGGAGATATTTATTCTTCTGAAAAGCTAAGTGATGCAAGGCAATACCAAGCTACTACCTTTGCCAACACTGTCTTCATAAACGAAAGTGGAAAGTTTGTAGCGCATCCATTACCCAATTACGCGCAGGCTTCTTCGGTCAATGCGATGGTGTTGGAAGATTTAAACGAAGACGGTCACCTCGACTTATTCTTGGGAGGAAACCTCTACGACTCCGAAGTGGAAACTCCCCGTAATGATGCCAGCTACGGACTGTTTATGCCCGGTAACGGCAGTGGCCACTTCTCAGTAGCTGCACCTACTGAAAGCGGTATTGCTATCAGAGGCGAAATCCGAGCGATAGTACCCTTTATGCAAGCCAATCAGCAATTCGGATTATTGATAGCCCGTAACGACGACACGCTGGTAGTTGTAGGCAGAGTACGATAA
- a CDS encoding VCBS repeat-containing protein — MYKRRWCRVLSKTVYQIGITVSAALLTCCNFSDTSLFTQINSTDSHLSFTNQVVETDSVNLAYNYYFYNGAGVAVCDFNSDGRQDIYLVGNHVPSRLYLNQGELVFQDVSEQAGVLNDYWTSGATFVDINGDNWQDIFVCTVGKGEPNLLYINQGTGQNGISVFKEQAAEYGLADQIISTHAAFLDYDRDNDLDLFVAVNSQLMNNRNETRPRNQKRETQDLFYRNNGDNTFTEISEEVGITNEGYSLGVAVNDINNDGWPDIYVANDFLPNDLLYINNQQGGFEEKASEYLRHASQNGMGVDIADVNQDGFMDITVMDMLPQSNRRRKLMMAPLNYDLFEYRKELGYIPQHVKNTLQINRGPDQAGNFHFSDIGTLAGMYSTDWSWAPLWADFNNSGTLDLFITNGYYKDLTDLDFSSGLKQDLKFGSEEYSYAYQMEALANLRTIKASNFLYENTGEMVLTDISAESGVAEPSFSHGAAFADLDNDGDLDLIVNNLGHEAFLYRNNTLTVQNSEEGNNYLKVTLQGPGKNTNAVGTRLTLFAAGSGQTYYHSPVRGYLSSMSEVIHFGLGSTKTIDSLQIHWPDGSYQVRKNLSANQKVLIKYQPSSKNYQKLNKQQYTFREISDSLGLNYQHVENRFTDFKDNPLLLKMYSREGPALAVGDVNGDQADDIIIGGAAHQKATVFIQKQGKFETRPILEEDSAYEDMGVLLFDIDNDKDLDLYVASGGTDHPHQPQFYEDRLYINTSGKWVRSGDLPADIHSNGTVRGADFDRDGDIDLFAGGKISPDDYPESPTSSLLMNDNGKLIDKTPSALRHAGMISDALWTDFNGDGWLDLIAVGEWTEIMFFVNVKGTLESYTENTGLEFTAGWWNSITSGDYDNDGDTDYVLGNFGLNSYITASPDEPVRLYAEDFNEDGEIDPILSYYTEDDEGVRREFPIHPRDALIDQVIGYKKRFANYLAFAEAGFSDVLRPSDRKDTKVLEATMLTSSLLENLGNGQFAITPLPLEAQVAPAYGMLSQDINGDGNLDIVLTGNQYSAEPVFGNYDASDGLLLIGDGQGEFTPAPSFESGLFLNGDQKGLVNILVNNQPTVVAGANSGPLRAYQYYSGLTTPTEIICLDPLDTFAEITFSDGRKTKREFYYGSTYLSQSSRIMVLYDNMQEIIVHNSQGEGRKIR, encoded by the coding sequence ATGTATAAGAGACGTTGGTGTCGTGTACTTTCCAAAACAGTATACCAAATTGGTATTACCGTGAGCGCAGCTCTTCTTACCTGCTGCAATTTTTCGGATACTTCCCTCTTTACCCAGATTAATTCAACCGATTCCCATCTTAGCTTTACCAACCAGGTTGTTGAAACCGATAGTGTTAATCTGGCTTATAATTACTACTTCTACAACGGAGCGGGCGTAGCGGTCTGTGACTTTAATAGTGACGGAAGGCAAGATATTTATTTGGTAGGTAACCACGTGCCTTCTCGCTTGTATCTCAACCAAGGAGAATTGGTGTTTCAGGATGTTAGCGAGCAGGCTGGTGTGTTGAACGACTACTGGACGAGCGGGGCTACCTTCGTGGATATTAACGGCGACAACTGGCAGGACATCTTTGTATGTACTGTAGGCAAAGGTGAACCTAACCTACTGTACATCAATCAGGGAACTGGTCAAAACGGCATATCTGTATTCAAGGAGCAGGCCGCCGAGTACGGGCTAGCCGATCAAATAATCAGTACCCACGCTGCCTTCTTAGATTACGATCGGGATAACGATCTGGATCTGTTCGTAGCGGTGAACTCCCAACTGATGAACAACCGTAACGAAACCCGGCCCCGTAATCAGAAAAGAGAAACACAAGATTTATTTTATCGCAACAACGGTGATAATACCTTCACTGAAATCTCGGAAGAAGTAGGCATCACTAACGAAGGGTATTCGTTAGGGGTGGCGGTTAACGATATTAATAACGACGGTTGGCCGGATATTTACGTAGCCAACGATTTTCTTCCCAACGACTTACTTTACATCAATAACCAGCAAGGAGGATTTGAGGAGAAGGCGAGTGAATACCTTCGCCACGCGAGTCAGAACGGTATGGGTGTCGATATTGCCGATGTGAACCAAGATGGCTTCATGGATATTACGGTCATGGATATGCTACCTCAATCTAACCGCCGCCGCAAGCTGATGATGGCTCCGCTCAACTATGACCTGTTCGAGTATCGGAAAGAGCTAGGTTACATTCCTCAGCACGTAAAGAATACCCTGCAAATTAATCGGGGACCAGACCAGGCGGGTAACTTCCATTTTAGCGATATTGGGACGCTGGCGGGTATGTACTCCACCGATTGGAGCTGGGCCCCACTCTGGGCTGACTTTAACAATAGCGGCACTCTTGACTTGTTTATTACCAACGGTTACTACAAAGATCTCACCGATTTGGATTTTTCATCCGGACTCAAGCAGGATTTAAAGTTTGGCTCAGAAGAATATAGCTACGCCTACCAGATGGAGGCGTTAGCGAATCTACGCACCATTAAAGCTAGCAATTTTCTATACGAAAATACGGGCGAGATGGTACTAACCGATATCTCGGCTGAATCGGGAGTAGCCGAGCCCTCCTTCTCCCACGGGGCAGCCTTTGCCGATTTAGATAACGATGGTGATCTGGACTTGATCGTTAACAACCTTGGTCATGAAGCATTTCTGTACCGAAACAATACGCTGACTGTTCAAAATAGTGAAGAAGGAAATAATTACTTGAAAGTAACGCTTCAGGGCCCAGGCAAAAATACCAATGCGGTTGGCACTCGCCTCACCTTATTCGCCGCTGGTTCAGGACAAACCTATTATCACTCACCGGTAAGAGGGTACTTATCCAGTATGAGTGAGGTTATTCACTTTGGGTTAGGAAGTACCAAAACGATCGATAGCCTACAGATACACTGGCCCGACGGTTCTTACCAAGTGCGTAAGAATTTATCCGCCAATCAGAAAGTCCTCATTAAGTACCAACCTTCCTCAAAAAACTATCAGAAGTTAAATAAGCAGCAATACACTTTCCGTGAGATATCCGATTCGCTGGGTTTGAACTACCAGCACGTTGAGAACCGCTTCACTGATTTCAAGGACAATCCGTTGCTGCTTAAGATGTACTCCCGCGAAGGACCGGCCTTGGCAGTGGGGGATGTCAACGGCGACCAAGCGGACGATATTATCATCGGGGGAGCGGCTCATCAGAAGGCTACGGTGTTTATTCAAAAACAGGGCAAATTTGAGACAAGACCGATCCTAGAAGAAGACTCAGCTTACGAAGATATGGGCGTGTTGTTGTTTGATATAGACAATGATAAGGACCTAGATTTGTACGTAGCCAGCGGAGGTACGGATCACCCTCATCAACCCCAGTTTTACGAAGATAGATTGTATATTAACACCAGCGGCAAGTGGGTACGCTCTGGTGATTTACCGGCGGACATTCACAGCAATGGCACTGTCCGGGGGGCTGATTTTGACCGGGATGGTGATATTGATCTTTTTGCAGGGGGAAAAATCTCTCCCGATGACTATCCTGAGTCCCCAACTTCTAGCTTACTAATGAACGATAATGGCAAACTCATTGATAAAACTCCATCCGCTTTACGCCACGCCGGAATGATATCGGATGCCTTATGGACGGATTTTAATGGCGACGGTTGGTTAGACCTTATTGCCGTTGGGGAATGGACCGAAATTATGTTTTTCGTGAACGTAAAGGGTACACTGGAATCCTACACTGAGAATACCGGACTTGAATTTACGGCAGGTTGGTGGAACAGTATCACCTCCGGCGACTACGATAATGACGGTGATACTGACTACGTGCTGGGCAACTTTGGTCTCAATAGCTACATCACCGCTTCACCGGACGAACCGGTACGGCTCTATGCCGAAGACTTTAACGAAGATGGCGAGATCGATCCCATTTTATCGTACTACACCGAAGATGATGAGGGAGTCCGGCGAGAGTTTCCGATACACCCTCGGGATGCGCTGATTGATCAAGTGATTGGCTACAAAAAGCGCTTCGCTAATTATCTCGCGTTTGCTGAAGCGGGCTTCTCGGATGTGTTACGGCCTAGTGACCGCAAAGATACTAAAGTACTTGAGGCAACTATGCTGACTAGTAGTTTACTGGAAAACCTAGGGAATGGCCAGTTTGCCATCACTCCGCTCCCGTTAGAGGCTCAGGTTGCCCCGGCGTACGGTATGCTCTCTCAGGATATTAATGGGGACGGAAACTTAGACATTGTTCTAACGGGTAACCAGTACTCAGCCGAACCGGTATTCGGCAACTACGATGCTTCGGATGGGTTGCTACTTATAGGCGACGGACAAGGGGAATTTACTCCAGCCCCTTCGTTTGAAAGTGGCCTTTTCCTGAATGGTGATCAAAAGGGTTTGGTCAACATCTTAGTCAACAATCAGCCAACAGTAGTTGCCGGAGCGAATTCCGGTCCGCTCAGAGCCTACCAGTATTATTCCGGTCTGACAACACCTACTGAAATCATCTGTTTAGACCCGCTGGATACCTTTGCAGAAATTACTTTTTCGGATGGGCGGAAGACAAAACGGGAATTTTACTACGGTAGCACCTACTTATCACAATCGTCGCGGATAATGGTGTTATACGATAATATGCAGGAAATAATCGTCCATAATTCGCAGGGAGAAGGCAGAAAGATTAGGTAG
- a CDS encoding RagB/SusD family nutrient uptake outer membrane protein — protein MKKLLYFILIIGVAACDDFLEEEPQDSLTVLDFYNNAQDAIAAINAAYDGFQHLDYFGFNYPMILNISGADAIKGGFGAGDRPGYLEFGNYNVTAENTRSLEFYRSAWGGVNRANGVLVNVGDMVVDSDFSQELKDRILGEAHFLRAIHYYNLVLGFGGMPLYEEVPSVGDEPLPRTSIEETWDFIIADFQAAAMMLPATYDAANQGRATSGAANAMLARIAALQGRWDDVLAFINLVENSEANYQLAEDYGSNFDGTGNNNSESIFEIQYTLTNTSLNVWNEAGDWNSFGLSRYASPQVDGSGWAFMSPSEDLVQDYEEGDLRLPATIYREGDPYGPDTFDPARGSHLSNAGPYGLKKYTNLNLDGTNNNGFDINWKVIRFGEILLLRAEAENELNGPTEAALAPLNQIRARAGLAPINATNSPGLDQNTLRDIILQERRIELAFEGVRFYDLVYRDRAIEILGPQGYELSDNLFPIPPSELDLTGWDQN, from the coding sequence ATGAAAAAGCTATTATACTTTATCTTGATCATTGGGGTGGCAGCCTGTGATGACTTTCTGGAGGAGGAACCTCAGGACTCGCTAACGGTACTTGACTTCTATAACAACGCCCAGGATGCTATCGCGGCCATTAACGCGGCCTACGATGGGTTTCAGCACCTAGATTACTTCGGGTTTAACTACCCCATGATCCTGAACATCTCGGGAGCTGATGCCATTAAAGGCGGATTCGGAGCTGGCGACCGCCCCGGCTATCTGGAGTTCGGTAACTATAATGTAACAGCGGAGAATACCCGAAGCCTGGAGTTCTACCGCTCGGCCTGGGGTGGAGTGAACCGGGCTAACGGAGTGCTCGTTAACGTCGGCGACATGGTGGTAGACTCCGACTTTTCGCAAGAACTAAAGGATCGAATCCTGGGTGAAGCCCACTTCCTACGGGCTATCCACTACTACAATCTCGTGCTGGGCTTTGGTGGAATGCCACTCTACGAAGAAGTGCCGTCGGTCGGTGACGAGCCTCTGCCCCGTACGTCAATAGAGGAGACTTGGGACTTTATTATTGCCGACTTTCAGGCCGCCGCAATGATGCTTCCGGCTACCTACGACGCGGCCAACCAGGGACGAGCCACGTCCGGCGCAGCTAATGCTATGCTGGCGCGGATTGCGGCCCTACAGGGGCGCTGGGACGATGTGCTCGCCTTCATCAATTTGGTAGAGAACAGCGAAGCGAACTACCAGTTAGCGGAAGACTATGGTAGTAACTTCGATGGTACGGGCAATAATAATTCGGAATCTATCTTTGAGATTCAGTATACGCTGACCAACACCTCGCTCAACGTTTGGAACGAAGCCGGTGACTGGAATTCGTTTGGCCTATCTCGGTATGCTTCCCCCCAGGTTGACGGCTCCGGCTGGGCCTTTATGTCGCCCTCCGAAGACTTGGTACAAGATTATGAAGAAGGTGATTTACGACTGCCGGCTACTATCTATCGTGAGGGGGACCCGTACGGTCCGGATACCTTCGACCCGGCTCGGGGTAGTCACCTAAGCAACGCCGGGCCGTACGGTTTAAAGAAGTATACGAACCTCAACTTAGATGGCACCAATAATAACGGGTTTGATATCAACTGGAAGGTCATTCGCTTCGGTGAAATTCTACTACTTCGCGCGGAAGCGGAGAACGAGCTGAACGGCCCTACCGAAGCTGCGCTGGCTCCCTTAAACCAGATTCGCGCTCGGGCAGGGTTGGCACCAATCAACGCTACCAATAGTCCCGGGTTAGACCAGAATACGCTACGTGATATCATCTTACAAGAGCGACGCATAGAGTTGGCCTTTGAGGGAGTACGCTTCTACGATCTGGTTTACCGCGACCGGGCGATAGAAATACTTGGCCCGCAGGGCTACGAGCTGAGTGACAATTTATTTCCTATCCCCCCGTCAGAGTTGGATTTGACCGGTTGGGATCAAAATTAA